CGCTAACAGCTCAAATCTGTACTCGCGAGGGATAAGACAGTAAGGATCTATGCGTACGATCCCTTTTTTACCTTGAGACAGATATTCCCCTTCAATGGTGTTCTGTGAAATGCCGGCATGAAGCAGGGTAATTAGAGATTGATTCTGCGGATCATTTCTCTCATTTTGCCATGCAGGTAATCCCAGTTTAAACAATCTACTAATATGCTCCGACCATTCCACTCGTTCTGTTTTGTTTTTCTGACTCGCAGCAACCACTTTCTCATAAGCGCTCTCAAAAGCAGGTTTCAGCAAAGGACGAATATTCTCCATAACTTCAGCAAGATGCATGAAAGCTTGGGCTTCTTCATCAGACCAATTTAGCGGATACATGGCAAACTGGCTGATAAACATGTACCCTTGCCCGTGTCCCATATTGGCGATCGGGATATGCATTGCACTGAGGGCCTCCATGTCGCGGTATATCGTCCTTTCCGTCGTCTCGCATCGCTCGGCAAGCTCACGTGCCAGAATGCCCGGCTTGGCCTGTACCAGCGTTATAATGCGCATTAATCGGATTAGTCGGTCTGTCATTTTGCCGGACCCTCCACGATGTTGTTTCAATAAATTTGATACAACTCCATCCATTGTTTAATATGATATTGATACATACATTCGACCTTCTCCTAAACTTCACCTTCAAATATGTAGACTCACTCTATACCGTTACCATCTGAAATCAACCCTATTCCCCTAATATCTTTTTTTCACGATCATGATATCCTGTTGTAAACGTGATCCCGTAGTGATACCGCAGCTTTTCAACGATCTCGGCTTCCGCATAATAGTCCAGATCCTGTTTCCGTGCAGCTTCAATTAACAATGCATCTGCATGACGACGCAACATATTACTTCCCTCTTGAACCCGTCCTCTTTCGTAGGCGCGCAGGGCTTGTTTGATCAAGGGCACCGTTTCACTTAATTTGATCGTCTTCTCCACTTTTGGATCTTCGGGCTGTCTCAGCATGCCCAGATGACTGGTGTACTGAATATACAGCTGTTCTCTTCGTAACAATACACGTTGACTTTGCTTCAACTTCCTTGTGCTCCAATACGCTGAACATACGGCAGCTTTTCCTGATACGCGGGGTCCCATGACGAATTCAAGCAAAATTTGCTTGCTTTCCCCCTTATACATATCGCCAAGTCTCAGTACCCAGCCAATATCCGTTTCTTTGGAACGACATCCATAGATACCTTTTAGCTGTACTCCATATTCCGGTTTGAGCAAAAGTTCCAAATCTCTTGATACAATTTTGGGTGCTATTTTCCTAAGTCTTTTGGCAGGGGCACCGTTACGCCACTCTACCATCATATATACGGGGTCGGCTCCCCCTGTCGGTATGGCCTCTTTATTCCACGAATAAGATACTTCAAAGACTGAGTTCACTGGTAGTCTCTCCCCCGATTTATGTGTATTATCTTCTAAGTTATCAGGGTGAATGGACACTATATTGTCACGGAACACATGTTCTCATTAAATTTTTCCAATATATTAGTTTTATATCCCTAAATCCGTCTCAATACGACAATAAACGACGAAAAAGCCTGGCGCTATGCCAAGCTTTTCAATCACTTATCTATGACAAGTCCCAAATTAAACAGTAGGATGATCGATTCCCATTTTGTGTAAATATTGAGCACCATCTGCTTCGGTTACCGGTGCATAGGTGACACTGTCAATGACCAGCTTACGCCCTACTGGCTCTCCATTCACAGTGATCATGATTGTTTTGGTTGATGTGTTCTGATCTGTTGTGTACATATGTTTCTACTCCTTCATGTTCACGATCTGATATTCAATCGGCTATATTGGTATCTTTCATTAAATTGCGTATTTGTGAATAGCATGCACCCGGAACTGAAGTAAAAGATCTGTAAAACGGTCCGGTGTGCTTGCCTATCGTTCTATTACCCCGCAGATTTGTAAGCTAAACAGCCCTGTTCCTAAATAATTTTATATATTTCGGGTAATAAAACGATATCATCTTGAACCCATCGTCCCGGTTTTGACGTATAATGTAAGAGCCGTATTTCAACAATAGACGACGAATTCGGCGATTGATCTATCTAACCGAAGAAAGAGGTGTTAACGATGCCAAAATCCATTCAGGGTTATTTCATTCGGGTGTTATTCACCACATGCATTCTATTTACCGTTTCGATCGCTTCGACAGTAAGTGCAGCCAGTGCCAATATTTTCACGGATATATACAGCGGATGGGAGCGAGTCTCCGAATTGCCCGGAGAAGTGAACGCTCTGCAGGAAAGTTATAAGCAAACGATGGAGCAATTAAATCAAACGTCTGCTCAGTTGGGACAAGCCCAGGCCAATGTCGAAGCATTTAAGACCCAGAACGAACAACTGCTGGCTCAGAACCAGAAACTCACTGAAATGGTAAGTAAATTACAGGATGACCAGAATGCCAAAGCAGCTACTACCAAACGAATTCAGACGACGATCATCACTGTCGTTTCTCTCATATTGGGTTACTTTGTTTTGATTCGTGTGATGCGCTGGGGAATGCGTCGCCGTTCGGGCCGAGTATAAAAGAACAGGAGCAACTGCATGAACATACACCTGAACAATGCTGAAGCAGGCGGAGCAGGACAAGTCGTCACATTTTCACTGATTAAAGATGACCGCCTTCATATTTTGCATCCGCAGCAAATTGTGGCCTTCCGCGGTCCAAGTGGGAGTCGCAATGACAAATTCATGAATATCACGGGCATATATCGCAAAAAAAAGCTGATTAAATCCGAAATCACCGGACCTTGCCAATTTGTGGCCGCCCTGCCTCCCGGATTCACCATGAAGGAAGTGGAGCTCACGGAGGATAGTGATCTGCTCTATGACTTCCGCCACCTGTTCTTCTACTCTGATGGTGTAACCATGCATACCAAAATTCAGAAAATCAAAAACATGCTGATCACCCGCGATGCAGTGAAAATGAAATTTTCCGGCAAAGGCAAAATCGGATTACTCACCCAAGGTCAAGTCTGCCAGCAGGAACTGCATCCGACAGCCCCGCTCTATGTGGATGCTGGCAGCATTATTGCCTATCCCGAAAATGCACATCTGGAACTCACCGTATATGGTAACAACCTTGCCAGTCAGCATATGAATTATCATTGGAAGATGACAGGACATGGATCTGTGCTCTTTCAGGCTGGACGTGAGAATCACCGCTTGGAACAGGATCTTAACGATGAGGGACTGTTCAAACGAATTCTGAAAGAAGTTATCCCCTTTGGCAATGTACTGATCAAATAAACTGTTAGTTGATGGAGCCGACCGATTATCTGCCACTATGCTCCAGTGGGGTGATCACCACACCGTTTCATGTTATAATGGTTCAGACAATT
The nucleotide sequence above comes from Paenibacillus sp. W2I17. Encoded proteins:
- a CDS encoding YafY family protein; translated protein: MTDRLIRLMRIITLVQAKPGILARELAERCETTERTIYRDMEALSAMHIPIANMGHGQGYMFISQFAMYPLNWSDEEAQAFMHLAEVMENIRPLLKPAFESAYEKVVAASQKNKTERVEWSEHISRLFKLGLPAWQNERNDPQNQSLITLLHAGISQNTIEGEYLSQGKKGIVRIDPYCLIPREYRFELLAYCHLSEKLRIFQVSRLQRIRILPRTFRKEDHLIQSHFRIPWAYEGSTEWTAFKIRFAPHAVERVMQEQFCISPILTIEPEGSLVFEAILSDVEEILVWVSKYGPDAEIIEPEICRIRMKERLNSWQQMYDRN
- a CDS encoding AIM24 family protein; its protein translation is MNIHLNNAEAGGAGQVVTFSLIKDDRLHILHPQQIVAFRGPSGSRNDKFMNITGIYRKKKLIKSEITGPCQFVAALPPGFTMKEVELTEDSDLLYDFRHLFFYSDGVTMHTKIQKIKNMLITRDAVKMKFSGKGKIGLLTQGQVCQQELHPTAPLYVDAGSIIAYPENAHLELTVYGNNLASQHMNYHWKMTGHGSVLFQAGRENHRLEQDLNDEGLFKRILKEVIPFGNVLIK